The Fortiea contorta PCC 7126 genome has a segment encoding these proteins:
- a CDS encoding S-methyl-5'-thioadenosine phosphorylase has translation MGLAQIGIIGGSGLYKMDALRDVEEVAIQTPFGSPSDALILGTLETVRVAFLARHGRNHTLSPSELPFRANIYAMKQLGVEYLISASAVGSLKAEAKPLDMVIPDQFIDRTKNRVSTFFGEGIVAHIAFGEPICHNLAAVLAEAIASLDLPDVALHRGGTYVCMEGPAFSTKAESNLYRSWGATVIGMTNLPEAKLAREAEMAYATLALVTDYDCWHPDHDNVTVEMVIKNLQRNAVNAQKVIQETVRRLSANPPSSEAHSALKYAILTQLDKAPAATKEKLGLLLQKYL, from the coding sequence ATGGGACTAGCTCAGATTGGAATTATTGGTGGTAGTGGTCTATACAAGATGGATGCACTGCGAGATGTGGAAGAAGTAGCAATTCAAACGCCGTTTGGTTCACCATCTGACGCGCTAATTTTAGGGACATTGGAGACAGTGCGAGTCGCTTTTTTAGCGCGCCACGGTCGCAATCATACGCTGTCACCCTCTGAGTTACCGTTTCGCGCTAATATTTATGCAATGAAACAACTGGGTGTGGAGTATTTAATTTCCGCTAGTGCGGTGGGTTCATTAAAAGCGGAAGCTAAACCACTGGATATGGTGATACCTGATCAATTTATTGACAGGACAAAGAACCGGGTTTCTACGTTTTTTGGGGAAGGAATTGTGGCTCATATTGCTTTTGGTGAGCCGATTTGTCACAATTTAGCTGCTGTATTAGCTGAAGCGATCGCTTCTCTTGATTTACCAGATGTCGCCCTCCATCGCGGTGGTACTTATGTATGCATGGAAGGGCCAGCATTTTCGACTAAGGCCGAATCAAATCTTTATCGCAGTTGGGGCGCAACGGTGATTGGGATGACGAATTTACCTGAGGCGAAATTGGCGCGGGAAGCAGAAATGGCTTACGCAACTTTGGCGCTGGTGACAGATTATGATTGTTGGCATCCCGACCATGATAATGTGACGGTGGAAATGGTGATTAAAAATTTGCAGCGCAATGCAGTTAATGCTCAAAAGGTGATTCAAGAAACTGTGCGGCGCTTGAGTGCAAATCCCCCATCTAGCGAGGCGCATTCAGCTTTGAAGTATGCAATTTTAACTCAACTGGATAAGGCGCCTGCAGCGACAAAAGAAAAATTAGGTTTATTGTTACAAAAGTACTTATAG